The following proteins are encoded in a genomic region of Ctenopharyngodon idella isolate HZGC_01 chromosome 12, HZGC01, whole genome shotgun sequence:
- the myof gene encoding myoferlin isoform X2 codes for MLRVAVESAAGLPKKKLGSPDPFTSVVFKDEKKKTKSISNEVNPVWNETLEFDLKGVPLDSSSYIDVFVKDYETLGKDKLIGSAKVSLKDLASSQVKSLPVKNLALVDENGKNIGGTISMIIGYEPPAGAMTNPQDQQDGSMAGNTAGGEEGDVTDAGVPGAVTSPGEPGQKLQSRTRKRHNLANKPQDFQIRVRVIEGRQLPGNNIKPVVKVHVCGDTHRTRIRKGNNPYFDEMFFFNINMLPSELFDEIISFRVYNSSSFRSDCLMGEFKLDIGYIYDEPAHCIMKKWVLLSDPDDSSSGAKGYIKVSMFVVGTGDEPPMERKEEDSDKDDVESNLLLPAGIALRWVTLKLKVFRAEDLPQMDDSITQSLKEAFGGQENKKNLVDPFVEAWFAGKKLCTKIIEKNANPEWNQQLNLQVKFPSMCERIKLSVFDWDRLTGNDAIGTTYLDLSKIASSGGEVEGETGESEMGFLPTFGPCYISLYGSLREFSGLPDSYDDLNLGKGEGAAYRGRILVELSTKLDGKADTSVEEISSDDILVVQKYQRRRKYCLCAVFHSATMIQEPGEPIQFEVSIGNYGNKMDLTCKPLASTTQYTCAVFDGNNYYYLPWGDTKPVISVTSFWEDINHRLDSLNIILYISNRLQTNLNILKSAVLSKATDARLVEIWLKLINQLMEDISSIKIPDLEGKPNLTTLDIQIKKLRDSALKSIMEGAKHLFEEATDVNNCLSIIEGWLDKLKQLAEEPQNSMPDVIIWMLRGEKRVAYTRIPAYQVLYSSYCEQACGQYCGKTQTVFMQYPMDIKKGLKIPVQIRVNMWLGLATEEKKFNNYAEGMFNVFAELYENQAQVLGKWGTTGLLNRSKFSDVTGKVKLKHEHFMPPVGWEWEGDWLVDPEKNLLNEADAGHTEFVDEVYENETRFPGGEWKLAAEPYTDVNGEKIQGPTEIECPPGWKWEDNWNFDCNRAVDEKGWEYGITIPPDDKPKSWGAAEKMYHVHRRRRMIRPRKRIPGVKTATDKKDIGDAEGWEYSSLIGWKFHRQQRSSDTFRRRRWRRKMAPADRVGASAIFKLEGALGVDTESKGDEKGTKTEASVKQFGANTPTVSCTFDRSNVYHLRVYVYQARNLIALDKDSFSDPYVHVSFLHHSQTTETIKSTLNPTWDQTLIFKNVEIYGDPQSLAKNPPRVVMEIFDSDQVGKDEMLGRSTCVPLVKLNPGVDESPKLLWEPVMHKNALAGEVLVAAELILKTKGNDSELPLAPPKRGEKLYMVPQGVRPVVQLTAIEVLAWGLRNMKTYQLAPITSPSLVVECGGERVQTAVIKNMKKCPNFQGNVLLLKVLLPKEEMYAPPIVLKVIDHRPFGRKPVVGQCTICTLEEFRCDPYVTVAEVAMSSKVSLMAAGPRDLHVNIDDSRQQLLEAQREKEKETVDWWSKFYASIGESEKCRPYLDKGYDKLEVYDHELENVKEFMGLTDFCKTFKLQRGKNESDDDDPAVVGEFKGSFKVYPLPDDPGVAPPPRQFRELPDSVSQECVVRIYVVQAIDLQPKDNNGKCDPYIKISLGKKSIDDRDNYIPYTLNPVFGRMFETTCFLPQDKDLKIAVYDFDLLSRDEKVGETVIDLENRFLSHFGSYCGLAQTYCISGPNQWRDQLKPSQILEHHARLKGLSPPRSEDNGNTLSFGGRLYCLSDFEANKKIHEHLGPPSERIALHVLRTQGLVPEHVETRTLYSSFQPTLPQGKLQMWVDIFPKSLGPPGPPFDISPRKAKKYFLRVIVWNTTEVVLDETSITGENMSDVYVKGWMPGMEENKQKTDVHYRSLDGDGNFNWRFVFGFEYLPAEQLCLVSKKEHFWNLDKSEFRIPPKLIVQIWDNDKFSLDDYLGAIELDLHHLINPSKTPEKCDLSMVPDGTTHPKSDQFKSLFDQKSVRGWWPCYMDKDGKRELGGKVEMTLEIVNEKEADERPAGKGRDEPNMNPKLDPPKRPETSFFWFSNPCKTCKFIVWRRFKWLFIGLIVLILVLLFIGILLYSLPNYISMKIVKPFN; via the exons atgTTGCGCGTGGCAGTTGAGTCTGCGGCGGGTTTGCCCAAGAAGAAATTGGGCAGTCCAGACCCCTTCACATCTGTGGTGTTTAAAG ACGAAAAGAAGAAAACCAAGTCCATTAGCAATGAAGTGAACCCGGTGTGGAATGAG ACACTTGAGTTTGATTTAAAAGGTGTTCCTCTTGATTCTTCTTCCTACATTGATGTGTTTGTGAAAGACTACGAGACTCTTGGCAAGGACAA GTTAATTGGCTCAGCAAAAGTTTCTTTGAAAGACCTTGCCAGTAGCCAAGTTAAATCTCTTCCGGTGAAAAACTTGGCTCTGGTGGATGAAAATGGCAAGAACATAGga GGGACCATCAGCATGATTATTGGCTACGAGCCACCTGCCGGTGCTATGACAAATCCACAAGATCAACAAGATGGCAGCATGGCTGGAAACACAG CTGGGGGTGAAGAAGGAGACGTCACTGATGCTGGGGTACCGGGCGCTGTCACTTCCCCTGGTGAGCCTGGCCAGAAACTTCAGTCTAGGACAAGGAAACGTCATAATTTGGCCAACAAACCTCAGGATTTTCAG aTACGTGTGCGGGTGATTGAGGGACGTCAGTTGCCTGGAAATAACATCAAACCTGTGGTCAAAGTGCATGTGTGTGGAGATACACACAGAACTAGGATCAGAAAAGGAAATAACCCATACTTTGATGAG ATGTTCTTTTTTAACATCAACATGTTGCCCTCTGAACTATTCGATGAGATTATAAGCTTCCGG GTTTATAACTCTTCTTCTTTTAGATCAGACTGTCTCATGGGTGAATTCAAG cTTGATATTGGCTACATCTATGATGAACCAG CTCACTGTATCATGAAGAAATGGGTTCTCCTGAGTGACCCAGATGACTCGAGCTCAGGAGCGAAGGGTTACATCAAAGTCAGCATGTTTGTGGTGGGAACAGGAGATGAACCACCG ATGGAAAGGAAAGAGGAGGACAGTGATAAAGATGATGTGGAGAGTAACTTGCTGCTGCCCGCTGGCATCGCTCTCCGATGGGTTACACTTAAACTCAAAGTGTTTCGGGCTGAGGACCTCCCCCAGA tGGATGACTCCATCACCCAGAGTTTAAAAGAGGCATTTGGGGgtcaagaaaacaagaaaaatctAGTGGATCCATTTGTTGAGGCCTGGTTTGCTGGCAAAAAG CTCTGCACAAAAATAATTGAGAAGAATGCAAACCCAGAGTGGAACCAGCAGCTCAATCTGCAGGTCAAG TTCCCGTCCATGTGTGAAAGAATCAAGCTGAGTGTATTTGACTG GGATCGCCTCACTGGGAATGATGCCATAGGCACCACGTATCTGGATCTGTCCAAAATAGCATCCTCTGGTGGTGAAGTTGAAG GAGAAACTGGGGAATCTGAGATGGGCTTCCTGCCTACTTTTGGGCCTTGCTATATAAGTCTGTATGGCAGCTTGAGAGAGTTCTCAGGATTACCTGACTCATATGACGACCTTAATTTAGGCAAA GGTGAAGGGGCGGCTTATCGAGGGAGAATTCTTGTTGAACTCTCTACGAAACTTGATGGAAAGGCTGACACGTCTGTGGAAGAAATATCAAGCGACGATATCTTGGTTGTTCAG AAATACCAGCGCAGAAGGAAGTATTGTCTGTGTGCAGTGTTTCATAGTGCAACTATGATCCAAGAACCCGGGGAGCCCATTCAGTTTGAAGTTAGCATCGGCAACTATGGCAACAAGATGGACCTAACGTGCAAACCTTTGGCTTCGACCACACAGTACACATGTGCTGTTTTTGATG GTAATAATTACTACTACCTGCCATGGGGCGACACTAAGCCTGTGATTTCCGTCACATCCTTTTGGGAGGATATCAATCACCGGTTAGACTCACTGAACATCATTCTGTATATATCTAACCGTTTG CAAACAAACCTCAATATATTAAAGTCTGCAGTGCTGTCCAAAGCTACAGATGCAAGACTAGTAGAAATCTGGTTGAAGCTCATCAATCAGTTAATGGAAGATATCAGCAG TATCAAAATTCCTGACCTGGAGGGAAAGCCAAATCTCACAACCCTGGATATTCAGATAAAGAAGTTGCGGGACAGTGCTCTGAAGAGCATCATGGAGGGGGCCAAACACTTGTTTGAGGAGGCCACAGATGTTAATAATTGCTTGAGCATCATTGAAGGCTGGCTCGACAAACTCAAGCAACTGGCAGAGGAG CCTCAGAACAGCATGCCTGATGTGATCATCTGGATGTTGAGAGGAGAGAAGAGGGTAGCATACACCCGCATCCCAGCCTATCAAGTGCTCTATTCATCCTACTGTGAGCAGGCATGTGGCCAATACTGCGGAAAGACTCAGACTGTCTTTATGCAG TATCCCATGGACATCAAAAAAGGTTTGAAGATTCCCGTCCAGATACGTGTGAACATGTGGCTTGGGCTggcaacagaagaaaaaaagtttaataattaTGCTGAGGGGATGTTCAATGTATTTGCAGAACtg tatgAGAACCAGGCTCAGGTTTTGGGAAAATGGGGCACCACCGGTCTGCTAAATCGCAGCAAGTTCTCTGATGTCACAGGCAAAGTTAAGCTGAAGCATGAGCACTTTATGCCCCCTGTTGGCTGGGAGTGGGAAGGTGATTGGCTTGTTGATCCAGAGAAAAA TCTGCTGAACGAGGCTGATGCTGGACACACAGAGTTCGTGGATGAGGTCTATGAGAACGAGACACGGTTCCCAGGAGGAGAATGGAAGCTTGCAGCGGAGCCGTACACTGATGTG aatggagaaaaaattCAGGGCCCTACAGAGATTGAATGCCCACCTGGCTGGAAGTGGGAGGATAACTGGAATTTTGATTGCAACCGGGCTGTCGATGAAAAAG GCTGGGAATATGGTATCACAATTCCACCTGATGATAAGCCCAAATCCTGGGGGGCAGCTGAGAAGATGTACCATGTTCATCGTCGCAGAAGAATGATCCGACCTCGCAAAAGGATTCCCGGTGTCAAAACAGCCACTGAT AAGAAGGATATAGGAGATGCTGAAGGATGGGAATACTCCTCACTCATTGGCTGGAAGTTTCACAGGCAGCAGCGATCCTCTGACACGTTCCGCCGGCGGCGTTGGAGAAGGAAGATGGCACCCGCTGATCGGGTTGGAGCATCAGCCATTTTCAAACTGGAGGGGGCTCTG GGAGTCGACACGGAATCTAAAGGTGATGAAAAAGGCACCAAAACAGAAGCTTCAGTTAAGCAGTTTGGTGCAAACACGCCAACTGTATCGTGCACATTTGACC GATCCAACGTGTACCACTTGAGAGTCTATGTTTACCAGGCCAGAAACCTTATTGCTCTGGACAAAGACAGCTTCTCAG ATCCATACGTCCATGTGTCGTTCTTGCATCACAGTCAAACAACAGAAACAATCAAAAGCACCTTGAACCCGACATGGGATCAGActcttatatttaaaaatgtggaaATCTATGGTGATCCCCAGTCTCTCGCCAAGAATCCACCTAGAGTGGTTATGGAAATCTTTGACAGCGATCAAGTG GGTAAAGATGAAATGCTTGGCAGAAGTACATGTGTACCTTTGGTGAAGTTGAATCCAGGTGTGGATGAATCACCTAAACTCCTCTGGGAGCCTGTAATGCACAAAAACGCTCTTGCTGGGGAGGTTCTAGTGGCTGCAGAGCTCATTTTGAAGACCAAG GGAAATGACTCTGAACTTCCCCTTGCTCCTCCTAAACGAGGAGAGAAGCTCTATATGGTTCCACAAGGGGTGCGACCGGTGGTACAGCTCACTGCCATAGAg GTTCTAGCTTGGGGATTGCGTAACATGAAGACGTATCAGTTGGCTCCAATAACGTCACCCAGTTTGGTGGTGGAATGCGGAGGAGAGAGAGTTCAGACagctgtcatcaaaaatatgaagAAGTGCCCTAATTTCCAAGGAAATGTCCTCTTATTAAAAGTG CTTCTACCCAAAGAAGAGATGTATGCTCCCCCTATAGTACTGAAAGTCATCGACCACAGACCCTTTGGACGGAAACCTGTGGTGGGTCAGTGCACTATATGTACCCTAGAAGAGTTTCGATGTGACCCTTATGTCACAGTAGCTGAAGTTGCCATGTCTTCAAAAG TGTCTTTGATGGCAGCTGGTCCAAGAGACCTCCATGTAAACATTGACGACAGCAGACAGCAACTTCTAGAAGCTCAG CGTGAGAAG GAAAAAGAGACTGTTGATTGGTGGAGTAAGTTTTATGCTTCAATTGGAGAGAGTGAGAAATGCCGCCCATACCTTGACAAAGGTTATGACAAATTGGAA GTGTATGACCATGAGCTTGAAAATGTCAAGGAATTCATGggtcttacagatttctgcaaAACCTTCAAATTGCAACGTGGCAAAAATGAAAGTGACGATGATGATCCTGCTGTAGTTGGGGAATTCAAG GGCTCGTTTAAGGTCTACCCATTGCCAGATGATCCAGGGGTGGCTCCTCCGCCACGTCAGTTCAGAGAGCTGCCCGACAGCGTCTCTCAGGAGTGTGTGGTCAGAATCTACGTAGTTCAAGCCATCGACCTGCAACCCAAAGACAACAATGGCAAA tgtgACCCATACATCAAAATCTCTTTGGGGAAAAAGTCTATTGATGACAGAGACAACTATATACCGTACACtcttaacccagtgtttggaaG AATGTTTGAAACGACATGCTTCCTCCCACAAGACAAAGACCTGAAAATTGCCGTCTATGACTTTGATTTGCTCAGCCGTGATGAGAAAGTTGGGGAGACGGTGATTGACTTGGAAAACCGCTTCCTTTCTCACTTTGGTTCTTATTGTGGTTTAGCCCAGACATACTGCAT TTCTGGACCAAACCAGTGGCGTGATCAGCTCAAACCATCTCAGATTCTTGAACATCATGCCCGTTTGAAAGGATTGAGTCCACCCAGGAGTGAAGACAATGGAAACACTTTATCCTTTGGTGGCCGATTATATTGCCTATCTGACTTTG aAGCGAACAAGAAAATTCATGAACACCTGGGTCCACCAAGTGAACGGATCGCTCTGCACGTCCTCCGAACTCAAGGCCTGGTTCCGGAGCATGTTGAAACCAGAACTCTTTACAGTAGCTTCCAACCGACTCTCCCGCAG GGAAAACTCCAGATGTGGGTTGACATTTTCCCCAAAAGCCTTGGGCCTCCTGGACCTCCTTTTGACATATCGCCACGCAAAGCAAAAAA GTACTTTCTGCGCGTCATCGTTTGGAACACGACTGAAGTAGTGTTAGATGAAACCAGCATTACTGGTGAAAATATGAGTGACGTCTATGTAAAGGG TTGGATGCCAGGTATGGAAGAAAATAAGCAAAAAACAGACGTCCATTATCGATCTTTAGATGGCGATGGAAATTTCAACTGGAGGTTTGTCTTCGGATTTGAATACCTACCTGCGGAGCAGCTATGTCTTGTATCTAAAAAG